A window from Streptomyces subrutilus encodes these proteins:
- a CDS encoding 2Fe-2S iron-sulfur cluster-binding protein produces MAEAPRPAARHGAFHPLTVASVERLTDDAVALVLRVPEALREEYRHAPGQHLTLRRPAADGPEVRRTYSICSVAPAPDGPGPLLLRVGVRLVEGGAFSTFAHKEIAAGDVLDAMVPAGRFVLDPAAAPAGGYYAAIVGGSGITPVLSIAATLLAARPDVRFCLVRSDRTAASTMFLDEVADLKDRYPARFQLVTALSREEQEAGLPSGRLDGERLTALLPALLPVTAVTGWFLCGPYGLVQGAERALGALGVARSRVHEEIFHVEDAAAPAPVAAAAAPAAGRVTARLDGRSGTWPVREGESLLDAVLRNRADAPYACKGGVCGTCRAFVVAGEVRMERNFALEAEETEAGFVLACQSRPVTEEVEIDFDR; encoded by the coding sequence ATGGCCGAGGCACCCCGGCCGGCCGCCCGGCACGGCGCGTTCCACCCGCTCACGGTGGCCTCGGTCGAGCGCCTCACCGACGACGCGGTGGCGCTGGTCCTGCGGGTACCCGAGGCGCTGCGCGAGGAGTACCGGCACGCACCCGGCCAGCACCTGACCCTGCGCCGGCCCGCGGCCGACGGGCCCGAGGTCCGGCGCACCTACTCGATCTGCTCCGTGGCCCCCGCGCCCGACGGCCCGGGCCCGCTGCTGCTGCGGGTCGGGGTGCGGCTGGTGGAGGGCGGCGCGTTCTCCACCTTCGCCCACAAGGAGATCGCCGCCGGGGACGTGCTGGACGCCATGGTGCCGGCCGGGCGGTTCGTGCTCGACCCGGCCGCCGCCCCGGCCGGCGGGTACTACGCGGCGATCGTCGGCGGCAGCGGGATCACCCCCGTGCTGTCCATCGCGGCGACCCTGCTGGCCGCCCGGCCCGACGTACGGTTCTGCCTCGTGCGCAGCGACCGCACCGCCGCGTCGACGATGTTCCTGGACGAGGTCGCGGACCTGAAGGACCGCTACCCGGCCCGCTTCCAGCTCGTGACGGCGCTCTCCCGCGAGGAGCAGGAGGCCGGTCTGCCGTCCGGCCGGCTCGACGGGGAGCGGCTGACCGCCCTGCTGCCCGCGCTGCTGCCGGTGACCGCGGTGACGGGCTGGTTCCTGTGCGGTCCGTACGGCCTGGTGCAGGGGGCGGAGCGGGCGCTGGGCGCGCTCGGCGTGGCCCGGTCCCGGGTGCACGAGGAGATCTTCCACGTCGAGGACGCGGCGGCTCCGGCCCCCGTCGCCGCCGCGGCCGCTCCCGCGGCGGGGCGGGTCACGGCGCGGCTCGACGGCCGCTCCGGGACCTGGCCGGTCCGCGAGGGCGAGTCGCTGCTGGACGCGGTGCTGCGCAACCGCGCCGACGCCCCCTACGCCTGCAAGGGCGGCGTCTGCGGCACCTGCCGGGCCTTCGTGGTGGCCGGCGAGGTCCGGATGGAGCGCAACTTCGCGCTGGAGGCGGAGGAGACCGAGGCCGGGTTCGTGCTGGCCTGCCAGTCGCGTCCGGTGACGGAGGAAGTGGAGATCGACTTCGACCGCTGA
- the paaD gene encoding 1,2-phenylacetyl-CoA epoxidase subunit PaaD produces MEAELAALAGSVPDPELPVLTLAELGVVRGVRMGEDGAAEVTLTPTYTGCPAIEAMSCDIERVLHDHGIPDVRVKTVLAPAWSTDDITAEGRRKLAEFGIAPPRPHAADGPVPLSLSVRCPHCGSTDTELLSRFSSTACKALRRCVACREPFDHFKEL; encoded by the coding sequence CTGGAGGCCGAGCTGGCCGCCCTCGCCGGCTCCGTGCCCGATCCCGAGCTGCCCGTGCTCACCCTCGCCGAGCTGGGCGTCGTACGCGGCGTGCGGATGGGCGAGGACGGCGCCGCCGAGGTCACCCTCACCCCCACCTACACCGGCTGCCCCGCCATCGAGGCCATGTCCTGCGACATCGAGCGGGTCCTGCACGACCACGGCATACCGGACGTGCGGGTGAAGACCGTGCTGGCCCCCGCCTGGTCCACGGACGACATCACCGCCGAAGGACGCCGCAAGCTCGCCGAGTTCGGCATCGCGCCGCCCCGCCCCCACGCGGCCGACGGGCCCGTCCCCCTCTCCCTCTCGGTGCGCTGCCCCCACTGCGGGTCCACCGACACCGAGCTGCTCAGCCGCTTCTCCTCCACCGCGTGCAAGGCGCTGCGCCGCTGCGTCGCCTGCCGCGAACCGTTCGACCACTTCAAGGAGCTGTAG